The DNA segment TTAAATTCGCATAGTCGTTTATAGTTGGTTTATCTTCAGCTGTCATGGTGGATATAGATAAGTTAGATATTTTATCATCATTAGATAAGAGTAGCGACCGTTCTAATATATTTTCCAGTTCTCTAACGTTTCCAGGCCAATTATAGGCATATAATTGATTAATTGCTTCATGAGATAGAGCGGCTTTTACTCCATATTTTATTTCCAACTTGCCGAGAATATATTCCGATAAAGGCAAAATATCTTCTTGTCTCTGACGCAGAGGTGGTATATGAAAACTGATTACATTAATCCTGTAATAAAAATCTCGCCTGAACTTGTCAATTAATACGAGCTTTTCCAGATTTGCATTTGTGGCCGATATAATGCGCACATCGCATGATATTGAATGTTTTCCGCCAACTCTTTCAAATTCTTTTTCCTGAAGCACTCTTAATAACTTTACTTGCGTTGATAGAGGGAGCGAATCTATTTCGTCGAGAAAAAGCGTGCCGCCTTCGGTACGTTCGAAGTATCCATGATGCACCTCATACGCGCCGGTAAAAGCACCTCTCTCGTGACCAAACAGGGTGCTTTCCACCAAATTTTCCGGTATCGCCCCGCAATTTACTCCCGTAAAAGGTTTTTTCCAGCGGGGACTGAGCGAGTGTATTACTTTTGCCACAATTTCTTTACCTACACCGGTTTCGCCAACAATTAAAACCGTGGATGAACTGCTTGCGACCTTTTTTGCCATTTTCAAAATGTCTTTCATTTGGTGTGAATTTGCGATTATATCTGGAACTATTCTCTTTTCGTCTATATCCTCCAAAACACACCAGCCGTTTTCAATTATTTTATTTTTGTTTTGAAAATCCTGATTTTTACCATTGTTGTTAATCTGCCAGTCATATTCATCACCGATATAATTTATGCCGTCCGAACGGTTCATAAATATTTGTATGTCGCAGGTTGAATCTCCTGCCGCTATTCTTCTATTTAAGACGACTTTTGCGTAGCCAAAATTTCTTGCCACTATTCCCCCGAATACGCTTGAAGTCATTTTACATAATTCAGGGGTTTGTTTAACCGCATCACCGAAAGGGCAACGGGTATTTATAACCCTGATTGTTTCAGGCAAACTTGAAGTTCTGGAAAAATTACCGCCGATTTTATTTTTGATTTCAATTATCATTTCTGCGCATTTATCGCAATCGAGGATTCCGGTCAAATTAAACTCTTGTCTATATGCGGTTTCAAAACAACATGCTGCGTCAAGGCCTAATTGCTCTACCTTCCTGGTCGTATCAAGTTTACTATATTCCCGCGAGGATAAACCTAAGCTGATAAACGTCTGCAAAAAAGACAATGGATTTAAATTGGTATATATTTTTTCGACCATAAAATATTTTTTAATTAATATTAATAAAGATACTTTTAAAATTTTCTATATATTTTTCTAATTATATCATTTCTAAAATTAAATTTTTCCGAAAAATTTCCTCGAATAAAGTTCATTATTTGTTAGATTATATATTATTATACAGGAACCATCAAATGACGAAACGAAATATGAAATTATTTTTCCTATACGAACATTATATTCACTTTATATAAATCATCATTTTATTTGATAAATAAAACATAAATTTACTTATGATGGGAATTATATGTTCATTTGTACTATTTATATACATGCTTAATGTTAATAGTTTTAAGGAATAAATACTTTGGCACAATGTATGCATTATTTTATATCATAAGAGAAAAGCTTAATTAAGATTTTCTCAAACTTTAAATTATTAATTTAACCTAAAATCAAGGAGGCATTAAAATGTCAACACTTAAAGAAGATTTAGCTAACAGAGTTAAAGAATACGATTACTGGGCAAAACGCCGCCTGTACGGACCAGAGGGACATAACAACCGAAGTTTGTGGGTGCTTGCTTGCATGGATGAACGTTTGCCAGTCGATGAAGCGCTTGGGATTCTTACGGATAAGCCTGCAGGCGGGGGTGACGCACATTGTTTCCGAAATGCGGGAGGAATTGCGACAGACGATGCAATTCGCTCGGCTATGTTGACATGTAATTTTTTCGGCACTAAAGAAATAGTCATCGTAGAGCATACTCAATGTGGAATGTTATCTGCTAATGCTAACGATCTGGAAAAATTTTTTCGGGAAAAAGGTATTGATACGGATAATATTATGCTTGATCCGACGTTGCCTGAGTTGAAATTAGAAAAAGGAGCTTTTGCGAAATGGATCGGAATGATGGATGATGTAGATGAAACATGCATGAAGACAATAGAAACCTTTAGAAATCATCCGCTTATACCTAAAGATGTTACAATAAGCGGTTGGATATGGGAGGTCGAGACACGCCGCCTAAGGGCACCAATGCCTGGAGTCGCAGCCGAAAAGCGTACTTTGATTCCTGATGTTACATCAGCCTCGTTAAATGTCAAATCTAAACAACCGGCGCGATGGAAATAAGCTATTAACTTTTATAATCATTGAATATCGAATGCAATGCTTATTTTGCGAGAATATCAACGTCTATATTCTAAATATTTAATAATAATACATTAATTTAATGGTGTGTTTAAATGCCCACTTACGACTATAAATGTA comes from the Candidatus Acidulodesulfobacterium acidiphilum genome and includes:
- a CDS encoding sigma-54-dependent Fis family transcriptional regulator codes for the protein MVEKIYTNLNPLSFLQTFISLGLSSREYSKLDTTRKVEQLGLDAACCFETAYRQEFNLTGILDCDKCAEMIIEIKNKIGGNFSRTSSLPETIRVINTRCPFGDAVKQTPELCKMTSSVFGGIVARNFGYAKVVLNRRIAAGDSTCDIQIFMNRSDGINYIGDEYDWQINNNGKNQDFQNKNKIIENGWCVLEDIDEKRIVPDIIANSHQMKDILKMAKKVASSSSTVLIVGETGVGKEIVAKVIHSLSPRWKKPFTGVNCGAIPENLVESTLFGHERGAFTGAYEVHHGYFERTEGGTLFLDEIDSLPLSTQVKLLRVLQEKEFERVGGKHSISCDVRIISATNANLEKLVLIDKFRRDFYYRINVISFHIPPLRQRQEDILPLSEYILGKLEIKYGVKAALSHEAINQLYAYNWPGNVRELENILERSLLLSNDDKISNLSISTMTAEDKPTINDYANLKLRTIKKQASSAAELSVLEKTLTEFNGNISKVAKSLGISTRAIYKKLNMLKIDPEGFRHKI
- a CDS encoding carbonic anhydrase, whose protein sequence is MSTLKEDLANRVKEYDYWAKRRLYGPEGHNNRSLWVLACMDERLPVDEALGILTDKPAGGGDAHCFRNAGGIATDDAIRSAMLTCNFFGTKEIVIVEHTQCGMLSANANDLEKFFREKGIDTDNIMLDPTLPELKLEKGAFAKWIGMMDDVDETCMKTIETFRNHPLIPKDVTISGWIWEVETRRLRAPMPGVAAEKRTLIPDVTSASLNVKSKQPARWK